In a single window of the Sediminicoccus sp. KRV36 genome:
- a CDS encoding XRE family transcriptional regulator: protein MMLSLDHLLAQRIRREREARGWSIAALATESGVSRAMISKIERAEASPTAALLGRLSGALGLTISALLARAEADAGGSRVTRAATQERWTDPETGYRRRALSPSGTEPELVEVELPPGAHIAYPAASYRFLRGQVVWVLAGRLLIREGTQETELHPGDVLAYDLATPRDCEFNNPCGTDWCRYVVTLTRK, encoded by the coding sequence ATGATGTTATCCCTGGATCATCTTCTGGCGCAACGGATCCGGCGTGAGCGCGAAGCGCGCGGCTGGTCTATCGCCGCGCTGGCCACTGAATCCGGCGTCTCTCGCGCCATGATCAGCAAGATCGAGCGCGCCGAAGCGAGTCCCACGGCAGCACTTCTGGGCCGGCTTTCAGGGGCGTTGGGCCTCACCATCTCGGCCTTGCTCGCCCGCGCCGAGGCGGATGCCGGGGGCAGCCGCGTGACCCGTGCCGCAACCCAGGAACGCTGGACCGATCCGGAAACAGGCTATCGGCGCCGCGCCCTCTCGCCATCCGGCACGGAGCCGGAGTTGGTGGAGGTGGAGTTGCCGCCTGGCGCCCATATCGCGTACCCGGCCGCCTCCTACCGTTTCCTGCGCGGCCAGGTGGTCTGGGTGCTGGCGGGGCGGCTGCTCATCCGGGAAGGAACACAGGAAACCGAACTCCACCCCGGCGACGTCCTGGCCTATGATCTGGCCACGCCCCGCGACTGCGAAT